A portion of the Bactrocera neohumeralis isolate Rockhampton chromosome 2, APGP_CSIRO_Bneo_wtdbg2-racon-allhic-juicebox.fasta_v2, whole genome shotgun sequence genome contains these proteins:
- the LOC126751225 gene encoding uncharacterized protein LOC126751225 has translation MSDKAVEKVGRPMKYPYTFSAKIAQFPLKHYIQKQWIWKYYFVAFGLCIPVFYKISKLANSPENKKKWAESQAKEAAEHH, from the exons ATGTCTGATAAAGCGGTTGAGAAAGTTGGACGCCCAATGAAGTATCCATATACTTTCAGTGCAAAAATTGCCCAATTCCCTCTGAAGCATTATATCCAAAAGCAATGGATCTGGAAATACTATTTCGTTGCCTTCGGTTTGTGCATTCCTGTCTTCTATAAAATCAGCAAATTGG caaaCTCACCTGAAAACAAGAAGAAGTGGGCCGAGAGCCAGGCAAAGGAAGCTGCCGAACATCATTAG
- the LOC126754101 gene encoding TBC1 domain family member 5, which yields MYVQGIEAIKQYMPKDNSQISTNIKEERGQELSTTDTMSSAERYREEWDNLLKILDEDPEYIREQALEGDLKVSKFRSIYWSLLLRVLNPNYRSWKEQREMQRKRYEKLKDEFIKDPHDNTLPDDNPLSQSEESVWNQYFSDRELFAVISQDVIRTFPGVDFFRKPLIQNAMCNILFYYAREHPYMCYRQGMHEILAPLLFVFYGDQQSLLHFSEIAQNQTSELLLNVLDPNYLEADTYSLFSRLMSSIESYYRIKNFAQPHERFHAESETNHGMGTGVEIISQLISIREKILAKEDLHLHNYLLKLDIPLHIFGIRWLRLLFGREFALLDLLVIWDAIFADSDHFDLPNYILVAMLIRIRDKLLLSDQTSCLTYLMRYPTNVDVNLILRHALHMLMPKRFERPINAFVYFTNNKQKGAIQNSRSTNFSNTESSNKSPRGSSTSKGDNFSKMEQHIVKLQAQNAADSAARLRKDVADEEGAIAEGLSKNSQELINLELRNAETIISIARNKLQLYVATMKKHIQGNSSRELLQALDGIEELCDFLDVKFVFPIHAARPPIDEALEANEQVSSKKGRWKNYNSSESTAMPSGAGTTGELRKELEKPRKTVTDKELLSEFSAIAINAYERPEENISSNPSHLLGNNREIELITIEPSECVVEPVVDNQPRITSKEGTEATSSSKTSQRSKLDQ from the exons ATGTATGTTCAAGGCATTGAAGCTATAAAACAATATATGCCTAAAGATAACTCTcaaatttctacaaatattaAGGAAGAGCGAGGCCAAGAATTAAGTACAACCGACACAATGTCATCGGCGGAACGGTATAG GGAAGAATGGGATaatctgttaaaaattttggatgAAGACCCCGAGTATATACGGGAGCAAGCATTAGAAGGTGATTTAAAAGTTTCAAAGTTCCGAAGCATTTATTGGTCATTATTGCTACGAGTTTTAAATCCTAATTACCGTAGTTGGAAAGAACAAAGGGAGATGCAACGGAAGCG gtaCGAAAAGCTGAAAGACGAATTTATAAAGGACCCTCATGATAATACGTTACCTGATGATAATCCACTGTCACAATCGGAGGAG agCGTGTGGAACCAATATTTTAGCGACAGAGAACTTTTTGCTGTTATAAGTCAAGATGTTATTCGAACTTTCCCGGGAGTGGACTTCTTTCGTAAGCCGTTAATACAAAATGCCATG TGTAACATTCTTTTCTATTACGCACGAGAACATCCGTATATGTGCTACCGGCAAGGTATGCATGAAATCCTTGCACctctattatttgttttctatgGCGACCAACAGTCACTGCTTCATTTTTCGGAGATAGCTCAAAATCAAACGAG TGAACTTCTTTTAAACGTGCTGGACCCAAATTACTTGGAAGCTGATACTTA CTCTTTATTTTCCCGTTTGATGTCATCCATTGAGTCTTACTATCGGATAAAGAATTTCGCACAACCACACGAGCGTTTCCATGCGGAAAGTGAA ACAAATCATGGCATGGGAACCGGTGTAGAAATCATAAGTCAACTTATATCAATTCGTGAGAAGATTCTTGCCAAAGAGGATTTGCATTTGCACAATTACCTTTTGAAACTCGATATAcctttacatatatttggaat TCGTTGGCTTCGTTTACTCTTCGGTCGAGAATTCGCACTTCTCGATTTGTTGGTGATTtgggatgcgatattcgcagaTAGCGACCATTTCGATTTACCAAACTACATTCTAGTGGCAATGCTGATACGCATTCGTGACAAATTGCTGCTCAGCGACCAAACAAGCTGCCTTACATACTTGATGCGCTATCCGACCAACGTCGATGTGAACTTAATTCTGCGTCATGCATTGCACATGCTTATGCCGAAAAGATTTGAACGTCCCATCAATGCGTTTGTCTATTTTACGAACAACAAGCAAAAGGGAGCAATACAAAACTCACGTAGTACGAATTTTAGTAATACCGAGTCTTCCAATAAATCACCAAGAGGTAGTTCAACTTCAAAAGgtgataatttttcaaaaatggagCAGCACATAGTAAAACTACAAGCACAAAATGCTGCAGACTCTGCGGCACGGTTACGAAAAGACGTTGCTGATGAAGAAGGCGCCATCGCCGAAGGCCTTTCCAAAAAT AGTCAAGAACTGATTAATTTGGAATTAAGGAATGCCGAAACGATAATATCCATAGCACGGAACAAACTCCAATTATATGTAGCCACTATGAAAAAACATATCCAAGGAAATAGCTCGAGAGAGCTATTGCAGGCATTAGATGGTATTGAGGAATTATGTGACTTTCTAGATGTTAAATTTGTGTTTCCCATTCATGCGGCCAGACCACCAATCGATGAAGCACTTGAAGCTAATGAGCAAGTGAGTTCGAAGAAAGGTCgctggaaaaattataatagcaGTGAAAGTACAGCTATGCCTAGTGGTGCTGGCACGACAGGCGAACTACGCAAAGAGCTTGAAAAACCACGCAAAACTGTTACAGATAAAGAGTTGCTTTCGGAATTTTCAGCGATTGCGATCAATGCTTATGAACGTCCAGAAGAGAACATTTCATCCAATCCGTCGCATTTGCTTGGCAACAACCGTGAAATTGAACTAATAACGATTGAGCCTTCCGAATGTGTTGTGGAGCCGGTCGTAGACAACCAACCGAGAATTACAAGTAAAGAAGGAACCGAGGCGACAAGTAGTAGCAAGACTTCTCAAAGATCTAAATTAGATCAATga